Genomic window (candidate division KSB1 bacterium):
GGGCATGATCGCGCTCGCCGGGCTGGATGCCGAGACCGGGGTGGTGATGCTGCTGTATCTCGACATCGCTTTTGAAAACGCCAAAAAGAAAGGACTCTTGCGAACGCTGGCAGATTTGCGCGAGGCGATTTATGAAGGCGCGGTGCGCCGCATTCGCCCGAAAGTGATGACCGTGGGCACGACGTTCGTCGGCCTGCTGCCGATCATGTGGAGCGCCGGCACCGGTGCCGACGTGATGAAACGCATCGCTGCGCCGATGGTGGGAGGATTGTTTACTTCTTTGCTGTTGGAGTTGACGGTTTATCCGGTGATTTATTATCTTTGGAAGGGGAAGGGGATGCGAGAAGGGAGCGCGAGTTGAGAAACAAAAGTGGCACGAATATGCGCCATGTCATTCAGTTTGCTGCTAAAAGTTGATAGTCAAAAAGGGCTGCTATTAGAATGACACACCTCCTCGACAATTTCGGCCTTCCCGGCTTGATGGTATTCTGTTTTTTTGCGGCAACGGTTTTGCCGGTCAGCTCAGAAGCGGCGCTGGTTGCGGCGTTGGCGCTGAAAATGCCGGCCCTGCCGGCGCTGGCTTTCGCCACCATCGGCAACTGTTCCGGCATTGCTTTCAATTATTGGATGGGATCGCAGGTCGAAGAAAAATTGTTGCACCAACATTTGCAAAAGCAGTCGTTGGCGCGAGCTTATGGAATGATGCAGCGGTGGGGACAATGGTCGCTACTGCTGTCGTGGCTGCCGGTGATCGGTGATCCAATTACATATCTCGCCGGGGCCTTGCGATTGAATTTTTATTTGTTTATATTGGTTGCCTCAACCCTGCGTTTTTTGCGGTATCTCGCAGTCGCCGGTTTTTTCTAAAAATTTTTCACAATGGTATTTTAACCGAACATTAAAGGAGACCCTGCAATGCAGAAGATCATGGTTCTCATCCTCACACTCAGTGTTTTGCTTGTCGCTTGCCAAAAATCCGAGCAGACCGCAACCGCCTCGCAGGCCGACATCAAAGTGCCGACGATTCAGTGCGAAATCTGCGCGAAAAACGTCAAAACGGCTTTGGAAGCGCTGCAAGGCGTGAAAACGGCCTCAGTCGATCTCACTACGAAGGTGGCGCAGGTCAGTTTCGATCCGGGCAATCTCACTCTGGCGGACTTGGAAAATGCCATTGCGAAAGCAGGTTATGACGCGAACGACACCAAACGCGACCCGCTGGCCTATGAAGATTTGGATGCTTGTTGCAAGCTTCCTGAGGATCGTTGAGTGAGCAGGAGAAAAATTTTATGCCCAAACTCAAATGCCCCAAATGCGGCCATGAACAGGAAGTGCCGCAACGTTGCGGCCAGCCGATGCGTCTCGAAAAAGTTGAGGGGAATGAAATGCTGGTTTGTTGGATGGGGCCGGAATGCGGCAAGCAAAACCTGCCGCTGCACTGCGGCGCGCCGATGGTGCTGCAAACATGATTGGATAGAACACTGCCCGGTCACGTGAAGTGGCCGGGCAGTAGTGCAGACAAACCCTGTAGTGTCACTTTTAAAACGACTCGCCGATGACCAGCTTTTCCAACTCGTTGGTGCGTTGTTTATAGGCTTTTTGCGGGGGCACGACAACGGCGAGAATGACTTGCTGCCCAAACGCCTGAAAAAACCGAAACACGATTTTGCGGTGATTTTCGCCTTCGATGATCACTTCGCGCAGGCGCGAGATGCCGCCCATCACCGAGGCCATGCGCCGCACGTCGTGAAACAGAATCGACAATTCGGCGATGCGATCGCGATCCACCTGCTGGCCGTTCGCATTCGAGGCCTGAGCAATCGGCAAGCCCTCGTCGCTGAACAAATAAGCGGCTTCGTAAGTTCCGAGGCCGAGAATTTCGGCCATTTTATTTTCAATGGTCACCT
Coding sequences:
- a CDS encoding heavy-metal-associated domain-containing protein, which gives rise to MQKIMVLILTLSVLLVACQKSEQTATASQADIKVPTIQCEICAKNVKTALEALQGVKTASVDLTTKVAQVSFDPGNLTLADLENAIAKAGYDANDTKRDPLAYEDLDACCKLPEDR
- a CDS encoding VTT domain-containing protein; this translates as MTHLLDNFGLPGLMVFCFFAATVLPVSSEAALVAALALKMPALPALAFATIGNCSGIAFNYWMGSQVEEKLLHQHLQKQSLARAYGMMQRWGQWSLLLSWLPVIGDPITYLAGALRLNFYLFILVASTLRFLRYLAVAGFF